The following DNA comes from Populus trichocarpa isolate Nisqually-1 chromosome 19, P.trichocarpa_v4.1, whole genome shotgun sequence.
CCACTCCCATGGCCTCGTCTCCTTCTCTCCCTCAAGATCCAAACCCACACtcaaactctctctctcaaaaccctaacatcCCTAACCCAGatcaaattcaagaaacttTACCTGATGATGATGCCCAATTTCCCAAAACCCTTACCCTAGAAATCCCAAACCCTAACCCACAAGAAGATGACCCAACAAACCAAAACCACGACGACTTTGAAGACCTCTCGACTTTTTCTCCCGCCACCACCGCTGCCTCCCGTCGTGGCGTTGGTGGCCGGAAAGGCAGAAAGGCTAGCAAAAAACGACGCGTGCAGgttaaaaagttagaaaaaaagcTTGAAACTTTAAGCCAATCCCTAAAACCAATCCCCTTTGTGCCCAACAAAGCCCTTGACTTTGCTTCCCATGAAAcccttttgaaaaaattggGTTTGTGGGATTTTGTGCACTTGCAATTTGATACTCTTCTTCGTGCTGATTTGCTTGCTCAATTGATTGCTGGTTATAACCCTGCGATGCGGGGTAGTTATGTTAATGAGATTAAAATTATGGTGAATCGGGCTGATTTAGGGCGTGCTTTGAAGTTGCCCGTGAAGAAAGATAAGGGGAATGTAGGAGATGGGGCATCTGAGGTGAAGGAGAGTGCGGAGTCAATTGGGTTTATAGAGGAGTTGGTTTCGAATTGGATTTTGTTACATGAGGATACTTGGATGATGCCGCCAGATATATTGAACtggattaaattgattaaagaaGGGAACTTTGAGAAGTTGGATTGGGCTGGAATGGTTTGGTATATGGTGGAGAAAGAGTTGAATGCAGTGCCTAGTTTAGGGAATTGTTATTATGCGTCGCATTTGCAATGTTTGATAAAATGCCAGAGAGAGGAGTTGTTGAAGGAGGAGAGTGTTAAAATAGAGATTGATGCTAAGGAAGGCGAGGAGGAGGAGGGTTTGAAGATGGAGGAAGGTTTGAAGACGGAGGAGGTTGTGAAGATGGATGATGATGTGAAGATGGTTGATGAGTTTAGAGGTGAATCCTCTGTGTTAGAGGAACATAAAATTGAGTTGAGTCTTGGAGGGATGGATAATGCAGGGAAGGAAGAGGGTGAGAAAGAGGGAGAGGGGAAGGAGATTGTTTGTGATGAGGAcgtgatgggttttgaacagaggaaagaggaagaagatcAGGGTCAGTGGAGAAAGATCAGCATGGATGGGCATTTTCTGCAGCCGTGTAGTCTTAGTCAAGTTGGGGGAATGGAATGTGAGGAAGAGAGGAAACAGCAGGTTGAGGTGGACGGAGAGGAAGAGGGAAAGGGAGGggaggaaggagaagaagaggaggcagAGGAGGAGGCAAGGGAGGAGGTAGAGGAGGAGGagttggaggaggaggcggaagaagaggatgatgatgatgttggcTTTCATATTTCATCCAAAAGGAGTATTTTGGAGGGTGTAAGCTCTGAGAATCTTCTAGAGGCAATGGGAGCAGCTCAAGTTCCTTTTAGTTCAGGGGTCCAAATTCATGATAATGTATCATCAGGGGAGTTTCTTGTTTCTAGGGTTAATACAGAGACAATTCCTGGTGGTTCTTCACTTTTTGGTAATGTTGGCGGGAGCAAGAGGGTGATTGACCATCTTGAGAGCGATATTCCTCATCACTCACTTGGTGGTGGTAGTAAAAGGATGAGAAGTGATGGGCATTGGGATACAAAGCCTTACTCGGACTTTGATATGTTTGAGGAGGAGATGCAGCATATGATGGGAAAAGCTAGGATGATGATGGAGCAGAAGGAACAGTCATGTCAGCAAATGAGTATGCATCAACAGGTGTTGTTTGATGAGTTGCAGCAGCGTGATAACTTCATTCAGCAATTGCAGAAGGCCAAGATGGAAGAGCAGCGGAAAAGCCAGTTGGAAGTTTATAGGCTTGAACGTGAACTATATATGATGGGAAATCTCTTAGAGGGCTATAGAAAGGCTTTGAAGGAGACGCACAAGGCATTTGCTGAGTACAGAGTAAAATGCCAACTACCTGAAGAACCGATTTACAAGGATACTGGGTCTGGAGGTCTTGTGTTGAGTACCACAGAATTGGAGAAGCAACGCCTGAAgcaagaggaagaagaaaggtTAAACTGTGTATTGCTTGAGAAGATGGTTAAGGAATTTGAAGTAGAGTGCATTCCTAAGTTTGAAGGATATGAGGACACCATTAAGTTACTGGATGACAAGTTGCTGCTTGTTGAGAAGAAATTCAACCTCCTGAAGGAAATTTTTGGAGAGCGAAAGGCATTAGATATGTCAGAATGTGTTGCCACTGAGGACTGTATTCCAGCTAAAGAATCTGTTCCAACTGATGAATCTGTTCCAGCTGAAGAATATGTTCCAGCTGAAGAATCTGTTCCAGCTGAAGAAGGTGCTCCTGCTGAAGAATGTGATCCAATGGAAGAATGTGCTCCTGCTGAAGAATGTGATCCAATGGAAGAATGTGTTCCAATGGAAGAATGTGTTCCAATAGAAGGATGATGGCTTGCAGGTCTGTTTTGACTTTGTTATGTTGTAGGTAAAGAAGATGTCTTTAATGTAAGATAGCTGATGCAGGTTTTGACATGTCACATATGGTAATCTAATATATGTGCTGATATATGTTATGAAAGATTTCTGTTAAGTACGTCTAGAATTGAGGCTTCATGTCACATAAGTAGCTGGCCTTTTCCTTTTAACTTCAAAATGTGGTATGCGTTTGAGTAGTGCTGTGTGTTGATGCAAAAATCATCATTGATATGTTAATTTCATCCTCCGGTTAATGCTTATTGATCGCGAGAAACAATTTACAATTGGATTAATCTTTGTGACACAATAGTAGTCTGGTGTGGGAAAAATGGTCTCTTTGGGATAATTCACCCCCTCCCTAAACGTGGCTCTTCTTGTTAATTCCTCCAAGCCTTTTCTTCAGTGTAGTTTTGTTATCCATATGGTCCTTGTGGTATTGTATCTGTAAGAGCATAGCTTTTGGGGTTAGAGCCTAGAAATATAGTAACAGATAGAATGCCCATAAGTTGTGAAGCATTGAAGTTACAGACTGAGCAAAGGATGGGGGAAGTGGTTAAAACTGGAAAATGCTACGGCTAGGTGTTTCTCTTCATCTGCTCTCATTGCAGGGCAGAAACAATCGGGCATTGCAAGTTTATGTCGAATTAATGGCTTTTCTTTGATTGATTTGCAAACTGATGGTAATACTGTTCATTGAGTTGTACATGCTAAGAATCCCTGATTTTGGTTCCTATTCTGCATGTAAACATGCCGTTGAAGATTATTTGATgctttattcattattttttgcacGGTGAGAGTAGAACTTAGATCCCAAGAACTAAATCCCCTCTTTGCTAACTCATATTTACTTGTCTAGCAATCCCGTAGATTTCATTTAATGATCGATGAGAACTGAATTGAGAATTTGCTAGTAATGCATTTTGGAATTCAAGGGAAGGAATGCTTTTATCTTTCACTTTGTTAGGTGGGGTGTGGggtttagaaaaaagaaactaatacCCAGAAGAAGATTGCATCCGTAGGGATTTTCTCTCTTTGCTCATATCTATGCTTTCCTAGGACTTCGCTATTTCACTCCAAACTTTACAGTACTCAATCTGTAACTATtagataaaaaactaaaatgcttGGGCTGTCTACTGTGGAGCCGACATTGTTTACatacaaaacactgtggatgatattttgcattttcttattatttattatggtCTTCAACGATTTCATCCTCATTGAAGATTAAAGATAACTTGATTTGGATTTTTAAGGCAAGCGcggattaaaattaaaaaggtgtTAAACATGGGTGGTACGCAAGAGATTATATGATAATACTTAGAtcatcaaacttaaaaaataacatcaattatacaattCAGGttgcttaaaatttttaaaaaattagttttgatatagaagtttatttgtttatttttcaatcaatagttagaaaaagaagagagagaagagttGTTGAATTCTagtgaagagaaagaaaattatcGTTCAAGCCATTTTCGATcactaaaatgaattttttggcATCTACGGGTTAGATGAGATGAAAAGGGCTTGATGCTAGTTGTTTATATCCATAATGttgcttgaaaaaacaaatctaagtcGAGGAAAATATATCTAACCCGGTTTGATTTcgtgtttttggatttttttttggtattttgagtTGATGGATTGATTTGTGGTTATTCCAATGATGTTAGTGAAgtgtttttgggttgaaatgacttgaaaattaagttttttagacAAAAGAGGCATTGCCTCAATTTTCCAGCCACCATAGTAATGCTCGGAATTTAGGCTTGTCGtttgcatatttgtttttcaatataaatccctttaaaa
Coding sequences within:
- the LOC7467465 gene encoding uncharacterized protein LOC7467465, translated to MASSPSLPQDPNPHSNSLSQNPNIPNPDQIQETLPDDDAQFPKTLTLEIPNPNPQEDDPTNQNHDDFEDLSTFSPATTAASRRGVGGRKGRKASKKRRVQVKKLEKKLETLSQSLKPIPFVPNKALDFASHETLLKKLGLWDFVHLQFDTLLRADLLAQLIAGYNPAMRGSYVNEIKIMVNRADLGRALKLPVKKDKGNVGDGASEVKESAESIGFIEELVSNWILLHEDTWMMPPDILNWIKLIKEGNFEKLDWAGMVWYMVEKELNAVPSLGNCYYASHLQCLIKCQREELLKEESVKIEIDAKEGEEEEGLKMEEGLKTEEVVKMDDDVKMVDEFRGESSVLEEHKIELSLGGMDNAGKEEGEKEGEGKEIVCDEDVMGFEQRKEEEDQGQWRKISMDGHFLQPCSLSQVGGMECEEERKQQVEVDGEEEGKGGEEGEEEEAEEEAREEVEEEELEEEAEEEDDDDVGFHISSKRSILEGVSSENLLEAMGAAQVPFSSGVQIHDNVSSGEFLVSRVNTETIPGGSSLFGNVGGSKRVIDHLESDIPHHSLGGGSKRMRSDGHWDTKPYSDFDMFEEEMQHMMGKARMMMEQKEQSCQQMSMHQQVLFDELQQRDNFIQQLQKAKMEEQRKSQLEVYRLERELYMMGNLLEGYRKALKETHKAFAEYRVKCQLPEEPIYKDTGSGGLVLSTTELEKQRLKQEEEERLNCVLLEKMVKEFEVECIPKFEGYEDTIKLLDDKLLLVEKKFNLLKEIFGERKALDMSECVATEDCIPAKESVPTDESVPAEEYVPAEESVPAEEGAPAEECDPMEECAPAEECDPMEECVPMEECVPIEG